The following are encoded together in the Longimicrobium sp. genome:
- a CDS encoding tetratricopeptide repeat protein, whose protein sequence is MKIDRGLAVVLGGVLAAAACAPAAGTGGGAGPRITVPVPSVTCASGPLTSFAQADSAASSMALVGTMADSAQGPAYASALAQARRAVAAQPENAYAQYLAGQAALLTGDFAASATYLARSEQLCPELGVYDINRLQAAGAGNAFNAATGLLQAGDTTAAIGSLETAIALDPNAYAAEFYLGLINFQRQNTGEAVTRWRRVLQLLETMPADTSAAENQQRLDVRGNVVNAMVLAGVQYLQREQNEPAIPLLQELTRTVPNSADAWYHLALAQYNLERWSDLVASGQRAVEVAPLSYGAWLLYYNAYAGQAQAASEANQTARANELSRQATQVRTRSEALPLRIEGLSIDVGDEATAITGTAVGTGRAAPVTVEFTLYGVTGTLGTGQVTITPPAKDQRAPFNLTVANTRPITGYSYRVVGQ, encoded by the coding sequence ATGAAGATCGATCGTGGCCTGGCCGTGGTGCTGGGCGGCGTGCTGGCGGCGGCTGCCTGCGCCCCCGCCGCCGGAACCGGTGGGGGCGCGGGCCCGCGTATCACGGTGCCCGTTCCGAGCGTCACCTGCGCGAGCGGGCCCCTGACCAGCTTTGCGCAAGCCGACTCCGCGGCCAGCTCCATGGCCCTGGTGGGCACCATGGCCGACTCGGCACAGGGCCCGGCGTACGCCTCGGCACTGGCGCAGGCGCGGCGCGCGGTCGCAGCGCAGCCCGAGAACGCTTACGCGCAGTACCTGGCGGGCCAGGCGGCGCTCCTGACGGGCGACTTCGCCGCCTCCGCCACCTATCTCGCCCGCTCGGAGCAGCTCTGCCCCGAGCTGGGCGTGTACGACATCAACCGGCTGCAGGCGGCGGGGGCGGGCAACGCCTTCAACGCCGCCACCGGGCTGCTGCAGGCGGGTGACACCACGGCCGCCATCGGCAGCCTGGAAACGGCCATCGCGCTGGACCCCAACGCCTACGCGGCCGAGTTCTACCTGGGGCTGATCAACTTCCAGCGCCAGAACACCGGCGAGGCCGTCACGCGCTGGCGCCGGGTGCTGCAGCTGCTGGAAACGATGCCGGCCGACACGTCGGCGGCGGAAAACCAGCAGCGCCTGGACGTGCGCGGCAACGTGGTGAACGCCATGGTGCTGGCCGGCGTGCAATACCTGCAGCGGGAGCAGAACGAGCCCGCCATCCCGCTGCTGCAGGAGCTCACCCGGACGGTGCCCAACAGCGCCGATGCCTGGTACCACCTGGCGCTTGCCCAGTACAACCTGGAGCGCTGGAGCGACCTGGTGGCGTCCGGCCAGCGCGCCGTAGAGGTGGCGCCGCTCAGCTACGGCGCGTGGCTGCTGTATTACAACGCCTACGCGGGCCAGGCGCAGGCCGCCTCCGAGGCCAACCAGACGGCGCGTGCCAACGAGCTCAGCCGGCAGGCCACGCAGGTGCGCACCCGCAGCGAGGCACTTCCGCTGCGCATCGAGGGGCTGTCGATCGACGTGGGAGACGAGGCCACCGCCATCACCGGCACCGCCGTCGGCACGGGGCGCGCGGCCCCGGTCACGGTGGAGTTCACGCTGTACGGAGTGACGGGAACGCTGGGCACGGGACAGGTGACCATCACCCCGCCCGCGAAGGACCAGCGCGCCCCGTTCAACCTCACGGTCGCCAACACCCGCCCCATCACGGGCTACAGCTACCGGGTCGTGGGGCAGTAA
- a CDS encoding DUF2007 domain-containing protein yields MSVESPEIPEQAFQCERCGAEYAGGEGCPICGLLRAPVACEDGSQTNFRCVICEAPVCGSEPEGTRPVTCQLHEGIPVMEAWAQVYTTSDEIEAGLIVQNLQSEGVDAQLFSQKDGIFPVDLGELAIVRVMVPTWEYEGAIEIIRAHMDTSGEVSFACPACGEAYEPGDTACTSCGAPLG; encoded by the coding sequence TTGTCCGTCGAAAGCCCCGAGATTCCCGAGCAGGCGTTTCAGTGCGAGCGCTGCGGCGCCGAGTACGCCGGCGGCGAAGGCTGCCCCATCTGCGGCCTGCTGCGCGCCCCCGTCGCCTGCGAAGACGGCAGCCAGACCAACTTCCGCTGCGTCATCTGCGAGGCGCCCGTCTGCGGCAGCGAGCCCGAAGGCACCCGCCCCGTCACCTGCCAGCTGCACGAAGGCATTCCCGTGATGGAGGCGTGGGCCCAGGTGTACACCACCTCCGACGAGATCGAGGCCGGCCTGATCGTGCAGAACCTGCAGTCCGAGGGCGTGGACGCGCAGCTCTTCTCGCAGAAGGACGGCATCTTTCCCGTGGACCTGGGCGAGCTGGCCATCGTGCGGGTGATGGTGCCCACGTGGGAGTACGAGGGCGCCATCGAGATCATCCGCGCCCACATGGACACCAGCGGCGAGGTGAGCTTCGCCTGCCCGGCCTGCGGCGAGGCCTACGAGCCCGGCGACACCGCCTGCACCAGCTGCGGCGCGCCGCTGGGCTGA
- the der gene encoding ribosome biogenesis GTPase Der, with protein sequence MKLPVVAVVGRPNVGKSTFFNRVLGERIAIVEDRPGVTRDRNYARTEWNAREFYLVDTGGMVENSDEPMDRLIRDQVLTAIAEADVLVLMVDGRAGPHPLDYAVSEHLRRAAKPNVLLVNKMDNLGAPTATGHHDFWDLGLGEPHPVSSLSGKGSGDVLDLIVEHLPDIEGEEEEALRVAVIGRPNVGKSSYVNRLLGEERLVVSDVAGTTRDAIDTPMRYQGQKLVFVDTAGLRRQAKIDEGVEFYSSLRTERAIERADVCLLLLDATEPIAVQDLKIAEKAWDTGKGLIIVCNKWDLVEKETMTAPRYEKEIRERAPYLQWVPILFTSTLTGQRVHRALELIVEVQEQRQRRISTHEVNEVMRALTMRTKPPASHGRPVKFLYGTQVAVTPPTFILWVNDPDGVPESYERYLMKGFREAWGFQGSPLVIRLRRREEERE encoded by the coding sequence GTGAAGCTACCCGTGGTGGCCGTCGTCGGCCGGCCGAACGTCGGCAAGTCCACCTTTTTCAATCGCGTCCTCGGCGAGCGCATCGCCATCGTCGAGGACCGCCCGGGCGTGACCCGCGACCGCAACTACGCCCGCACCGAGTGGAACGCGCGCGAGTTCTACCTGGTCGACACCGGGGGGATGGTCGAAAACTCCGACGAGCCCATGGACCGCCTGATCCGCGACCAGGTGCTCACCGCCATCGCCGAGGCCGACGTGCTGGTGCTGATGGTGGACGGCCGCGCCGGGCCCCACCCGCTGGACTACGCCGTCTCCGAGCACCTTCGCCGGGCCGCCAAGCCCAACGTGCTGCTCGTCAACAAGATGGACAACCTGGGCGCGCCCACCGCCACCGGGCACCACGACTTCTGGGACCTGGGGCTGGGCGAGCCGCACCCCGTCAGCAGCCTCAGCGGCAAGGGGAGCGGCGACGTGCTGGACCTGATCGTCGAGCACCTTCCCGACATCGAGGGCGAAGAAGAAGAGGCGCTGCGGGTGGCCGTCATCGGGCGGCCGAACGTGGGCAAGTCGTCGTACGTCAACCGCCTGCTGGGTGAGGAACGGCTGGTGGTGTCGGACGTGGCGGGTACCACGCGTGACGCCATCGACACGCCCATGCGCTACCAGGGGCAGAAGCTGGTCTTCGTCGACACGGCGGGGCTGCGGCGGCAGGCCAAGATCGATGAGGGCGTGGAGTTCTACAGCTCGCTGCGGACGGAACGCGCCATCGAGCGGGCCGACGTGTGCCTCCTGCTGCTCGACGCCACCGAGCCCATCGCCGTGCAGGACCTGAAGATCGCCGAAAAGGCGTGGGACACGGGGAAGGGGCTGATCATCGTCTGCAACAAGTGGGACCTGGTAGAGAAGGAGACCATGACGGCGCCGCGGTACGAAAAGGAGATCCGCGAGCGCGCGCCGTACCTGCAGTGGGTTCCCATCCTCTTCACCAGCACCCTTACCGGCCAGCGGGTGCACCGCGCGCTGGAGCTGATCGTCGAGGTGCAGGAGCAGCGGCAGCGCCGCATCTCCACGCACGAGGTCAACGAGGTGATGCGGGCGCTGACGATGCGGACCAAGCCGCCCGCCTCGCACGGCCGCCCGGTGAAGTTCCTGTACGGCACCCAGGTGGCCGTCACGCCGCCCACGTTCATCCTGTGGGTGAACGATCCGGACGGCGTTCCCGAGAGCTACGAGCGCTACCTGATGAAGGGTTTCCGGGAGGCGTGGGGGTTCCAGGGCTCGCCGCTGGTCATCCGGCTGCGCCGCCGCGAGGAGGAGCGGGAGTGA
- the plsY gene encoding glycerol-3-phosphate 1-O-acyltransferase PlsY: MTPALLVLAAYLVGAIPASYIAGRLAKGIDLRKHGSGNLGATNAFRVLGAKVAAPVVVFDILKGTLPVIAFSRWDGSGDWRWELAYGAAAIVGHVFPVYMRFRGGKGVATSAGVFLALAPEAVGLGLLTWLIVLKLTRMVSAGSIAAGVVVGVLLGLNVPAERLEVRILGGLIVAFIIFAHRANVGRILRGEEHRFGMKKEPRATVAAAAVTADAKGPE, translated from the coding sequence GTGACGCCCGCCCTGCTCGTCCTGGCCGCGTACCTGGTCGGCGCCATCCCCGCCAGCTACATCGCCGGGCGGCTGGCGAAGGGCATCGACCTGCGCAAGCATGGCAGCGGCAACCTGGGCGCTACCAACGCCTTCCGCGTCCTCGGCGCGAAGGTGGCGGCTCCCGTGGTCGTCTTCGACATCCTCAAGGGCACGCTTCCCGTCATCGCCTTCAGCCGGTGGGACGGCTCGGGGGATTGGCGCTGGGAGCTGGCGTACGGCGCGGCGGCCATCGTCGGCCACGTCTTTCCCGTGTACATGCGCTTCCGCGGCGGCAAGGGCGTCGCCACCAGCGCGGGGGTGTTCCTGGCCCTGGCGCCCGAGGCCGTGGGGCTGGGGCTGCTCACCTGGCTGATCGTTCTCAAGCTGACGCGCATGGTGTCGGCGGGGTCCATCGCCGCGGGCGTGGTCGTGGGCGTGCTGCTGGGCTTGAACGTGCCCGCCGAACGGCTGGAGGTGCGGATCCTGGGCGGCCTGATCGTGGCGTTCATCATCTTCGCCCACCGCGCCAACGTCGGGCGGATCCTACGGGGCGAGGAGCACCGCTTCGGGATGAAGAAGGAGCCGCGGGCCACGGTGGCCGCCGCGGCGGTGACGGCGGACGCAAAGGGGCCCGAATGA
- a CDS encoding NAD(P)H-dependent glycerol-3-phosphate dehydrogenase translates to MTSRAAVIGAGSWGTALGNLLAGKGIDTVVWSYEPDVADSINREHVNRKYLDGIELAPSMHATPDMAEAVRGADLVLSVSPSHVVRQVMAQAAEHMEDGALLVSASKGIENDSLKTMDGVLADVLPERAARSACFLSGPSFAMEVGRGFPTAVTIASHDADAAVRARDAFQTARFRVYTSADVAGVELGGAVKNVIAIAAGTVEGMGFGFNTQAALITRGLAEITRLGQAMGADPRTLAGLAGIGDLMLTCMGGLSRNRTVGVELGRGRKLDDILGGMVMVAEGVKTARSARDLARRMNIEMPIVEAVYSMLFEELDPRRAVEQLMLREPKAEHHG, encoded by the coding sequence ATGACGTCGCGCGCGGCGGTGATCGGCGCGGGAAGCTGGGGCACCGCCCTTGGCAACCTGCTGGCGGGCAAGGGCATCGACACGGTGGTCTGGTCGTACGAGCCCGACGTGGCGGATTCCATCAACCGCGAGCACGTCAACCGCAAGTACCTGGACGGTATCGAGCTCGCGCCGTCGATGCACGCCACGCCCGACATGGCCGAGGCGGTGCGAGGCGCCGACCTGGTGCTCTCCGTCTCGCCCTCGCACGTGGTCCGCCAGGTGATGGCGCAGGCGGCCGAGCACATGGAGGACGGTGCCCTGCTGGTCAGCGCGTCGAAGGGCATCGAGAACGATTCGCTGAAGACGATGGACGGCGTACTGGCCGACGTGCTTCCCGAGCGGGCGGCGCGTTCGGCCTGCTTCCTTTCCGGGCCCAGCTTCGCCATGGAGGTGGGGCGCGGATTTCCCACCGCCGTGACCATCGCCTCGCACGACGCCGATGCGGCCGTGCGCGCGCGGGACGCGTTCCAGACCGCCCGCTTTCGCGTGTACACCAGCGCCGACGTGGCCGGGGTGGAGCTGGGCGGGGCGGTGAAGAACGTCATCGCCATCGCGGCGGGAACGGTGGAGGGGATGGGGTTCGGCTTCAACACGCAGGCGGCGCTGATTACCCGCGGGCTGGCGGAAATCACGCGGCTTGGGCAGGCGATGGGGGCGGACCCGCGGACGCTTGCGGGGCTGGCGGGCATCGGCGACCTGATGCTCACCTGCATGGGCGGGCTCAGCCGCAACCGAACCGTGGGCGTGGAGCTCGGACGCGGACGCAAGCTCGACGACATCCTGGGCGGGATGGTGATGGTGGCCGAGGGGGTGAAGACGGCCCGCTCGGCGCGCGACCTGGCCCGGCGGATGAACATCGAGATGCCCATCGTCGAGGCCGTCTACTCCATGCTGTTCGAGGAGCTGGACCCGCGTCGCGCCGTGGAGCAGCTGATGCTGCGCGAGCCCAAGGCGGAGCACCACGGATGA